The genomic region GTGATCTAGATCGCATCCCAGAGGATCTTCTGCATCGAGTCACCCTTGTCCATTTTACCCGCTCCCGTATTGGTGTCTCCAGTGCTGCCCGACGGCATGAAACGGAGGGCTTGAGTAGTTTTGGCCGGGAATTTGTGCGTGCCCTCAATCATCGCCAAATTCTTGTCGATCTTTCCCATATCAACCGGTCAGGTTTCATGGACGCCGTGAAAATCCACGACCGCTCGCTTCCGTTCATTGTCTCGCACACCGGAGTTCGGGGGGTACGCAATTTGTGGCGGAATCTTGATGACGAACAGATCCGGCTCGTTGCCAAAAGCGGCGGCACCATTGGTATCATTTTTCAGCCGGGATTTCTCTCGGACTCATGGAATAATTGTCCGGTCAGCCGGGTCATCGATCACATGGAGCACGTTATCCGGGTTGCCGGAGAAGATTTTATCTCGCTTGGATCCGATTTTGACGGGGCCATCCTGCTCCCGCGCGAGCTTCACGATATCACGGGCATGCCTAGGCTGGTTCAGGCCATGCTGGACCGTCACTGGACAGACGTCCGTATTCGTAAAGTTCTTGGAGAAAATTACCTGCGCGTGGTCCGCACCATCCGGCCCTGAGCCGCCTCAGGGGGAAGAGGGCGATTGTTTCATCTGCTCCCGCGCCAGATCTTCCAGTGACATCCCCTCGCTGCCAGGTGGTTGCTGTCGCATCGTATCCACTCCGCAGGCTGCCATGGCTGCAGCATCATTGACGAAGACGGGAAATGACTCACGGGCCTTCTGCTCCACGAGCTGGAAACCTTCTTTCATGATTTCCTTTCGAATTGTGGCCTTCACTGACACCGGGTTGTCTGAATAAGCCGGATCCTCCAGAGCCTTGAAAATATGCAAGCCGGCGCCTGTTTCCACGATTTCACTCAACTGCCCTTTGTTGAGACCACTTACCGCACGGCCCACATCGGGAGTGATAACGGAATGAGGAAACTGACCCAAATCACCGCCCTTGGCACCGCTTGTGGCATCGTCCGACATGATTTTCGCCAGCTTCTCGAAGCTGTCGCCCTGCGCCAGTCGGTCCTTGATTGCCTGCATACGGTCGCGGGCCTTTTGTTTCTCTTCGTCGGTCATGGGATCTCGCAGACGCACCAGAATATGCGCCAGATGGTAGATCGCGTTCCGGTACTCCGGCAGGCCCTTGACCTGCTCGTACTTTTCATTGATTCGCTGGTCAAAACCACTCCCCAGCAGTTCAACCGCCAAGCGCTCAGCAGCCACATTGGGGCGCACGTTTTCCGCGATGCTGGTCACCTTCGGATCATCCATGAGGCCACGCCGCCGGGCTTCCCGGATGGCGGCATACCGCTCGACAATTCCATCCAGAAGTTTCTGCCGGCCTTCCATGGTCCGGATTTCCACCTGCCGTTTTTCCGGATACTTGGAGGCTTCTTCCTCGAACTTTTCAACCGTGATATCCATTTTCTCGTCACCAAAGTCTATGGTAGCGATGACGCTCGCGTCCCAGTCCGGTGCTGAAACGCTGGCCTGCTTGCGAAGTGATGCCAGCAGATCAAGCACTTTTTGCCGGCCCATGGCTGTCGGAATCAGGTGCTTTACCTCGTCATATTTCGCTTTTTCAGTAGCAGAAGAGAACCAGAACTTGTCCTCATCATAAAATTTCCGCGTTTCGGCCTCGGACGGTGAAACCTCCGTCACCGTTCGGAGCATTTCCGTCACAGCAACCATCTCGATCTGGCTCTGGAACCGGTTTCGGAACTCCTCGGTTTCATAAACACCCTGCGCCTTGGCATACTGGGCTATGGCATCCCGGATCAGCATCTGGCCCAGAAAATCCCGGCAGAACTGTGGATCCTGGGCAAGTTGCAACCGGAGCATTTCCGGAGGAGTTGCCATCGCACCGGCAGTCAGGGCTGGATAAACTTCATCCACAAACCGGTCCACGTCCGTCTTCTGGATGACTTTCTGCCCTACGCTGGCTACATCTTCTGGACCCAGCACTGGTGCCTTTCCCACACTAGGAGTGGAGCCGGATCGCGTGAATATGAAGACGGCCGCTCCAATCAGGACCACAAGAACAATCACAACGGCGATAATGCCAAAATCCCGGCGACCGCCCATGTCGAACGGATCGGGTGGCGGAACCGGATTCTGGGCTGCTGGTAATTCTGGCTTGTCTGTCATGGCTGGTTTCTCTTGCTTTCGTCCCGCCCTACCGCATCATAACCGCAACCGGTCAAATGGCGGATTCAGGGGGGACGGAGCGATACTGGACCGGGCTATCGCAAAAGAAAAGGCGTGTAACTAGGGCCTTTTCAGGCAGCTATCAAGATAATCCGAAAGTTGGTCCTTCCAATGCCGAGGAGGCTGAGCGGGGAAAAACCGGCTCCATTTGTCCAGTGACAAAACAGACCACGCAGGCCGCCGGGCCGGAGCAGCGAATTCGGCTGACGACACCGGCACAACCCTCTTTGCACGGATCAGTTCGCCCCGCTTTTGGGCTCCCTCCACAATTGCCTTGGCGAACTCATACCATGTGCAATTTCCCGATGCGGTCCAATGGAGCAGCCCCGTGACGTCTGGCCGGCCGGGGAGCAGCCAGAGTGCACGAGCGAGGTCATGGCTCCACGTCGGCGCCCCCCGCTGGTCATCCACCACGCGAAGCTCGTCCTGTATACGGGAACGGGCCAGGATTTTCTGTGGGAAATTGTTCTGTCCCGGTCCATAAACCCAGGACGTACGGACTACCACCGCGAGGGGATCGGCCTCACAAACCCGCCGCTCACCTTCAGCCTTGGATCGTCCGTATTCACTCCGGGGGTTTACTGGATCATCCGGCTCATATGGCTGTGTGCCGTCACCACCAAACACATAGTCAGTGGACAGATGCACAAGACGAATTCCTGCCGACCTGCACAGTCGCGCGATCTGTCCGGGTGCTTCCGCATTGGCCCTCCAAGCGGTTTCCCTGTTGGTTTCGCAGGCGTCCACAGCCGTATAGGCCGCACAATTAAACAGGAGATCCGGACGAAACTCACTAATGACCGTTTTAACGGCACTATCACTGGTAATATCGAGTTGACCATGCGCGTATGCCATTACAGTCGTATTTTTTGGGGCCGTAGCAACAAGATCGCGGCCTACCTGTCCCCCCGCTCCCGTGATAAGAGCTCTCACGAGTCACCGCACCCTGTTCCCGTCAATAGCTCTATTGGCAAGATCGTCAGCCTCACGGTTTTCTTCCCGGGGCACATGGCGAAATTCATAGGGGCTGAATCCTGTGAGCAACTCGGCTGCCCGGTCCCGTAAAGGGCGCAGCCGGGGTTCCTTTACCTTCCAGCGCCCGAGTGTTTGCTCAACTACCAGCTTGCTGTCGGCACGGCAGCGTACGCCCTTGGCACCCAGTTCCTGTGCCTTTTCCAGTGCAAGAATAATCGCCTCATATTCAGCCTCGTTATTGGTACGGCAGTCACCAAGATAGGCCGCCACCTCTGCTACGATCCGGCCCTTTTCATCCTTGAGCACGGCGCCAGCTCCGGCAGGACCGGGATTTCCACGGGCCGCACCATCGGTATAAATCGTTAAAATCATCCGGCACCCCTGCGCGCCAACCAAAGTCCCTTGAAGGAGGCGTCCCATCCTGTAGAATTGCCAGTAATGCTGAGCAAGTGGTCACGGGTGGTCCTAGCCGTATCGGCACTCGCCCTGTTCGCCGGAATTTCGGGAATAAACCGCCGCTGGGCGGAGATCTATGCCGGAGAGCCGCCAGTTTCCTATCTACTGCCCAAACCGGAACTGTTCCGGTATATTTCCCTCGGTTATGACAAGGCTGTAGCCAGCGCAATGTTTACCCATCTTGTAGGGGCAATATCATGGGGTGTACAGCCTGAAGCTTACACCCAATGGGTGTACAACACCGTCAGAATCATCAACCTTCTGGACCCCCAGTTCTATACGCCATATGTGGTTGGCGGCTATTTCCTCAGGGCACAAGAGGGCAACGGACCGGATCTCGCCTTACAGCTGTTTGCCAGTGCATCCACAGTAACAGACCTGTTCGAGCCATTCCTGATGACGGCCATGATCTACTATTTCGAGAAAAGGGATCTCGAAAATGCAGCCAAATGGTTTGAGCTCGGTAGCAAAAAGCCCAACGCTCCTGATTATGCAGGCCGAATCGCCGCCGGTATACGTTACAAATCTGATCCTCGGGCAGCGATGGAACTCATCCTGGATGCCTATTGCTCAACCCCGATGCCCTTCTGGAAGGAGCGTTATGCCTATGAGTTCCTGGCCTATTTCGAGAAATCCGACATGTCTCCACAGGAACGCACAGCCCTGATTCAGGAGTTTATAAACCGCCTCATGGCCCCCACATGCGCTCTTCCCGGTGACACGCCAAGCATGGACTGGCTGACTCCCGAGTTGCGACAGGAAATAAGGCGGGTAATGGGACAATGACTGAAATAATCTGTAATCAAGAACCGGTAATAACCGTGGAAGGACTTTCCAAGACTTTCCATACCGGTTTCTGGATGCGTCCCAAAAAAATCCTGAGTGATGTTTCCTTCGCCGTACGAACAGGAGAATGCGTCGGTTTCCTCGGCCCAAACGGAGCCGGAAAGACAACGACTCTCAAATGCATTCTTGGGCTCCTTGCTTATGAGCACGGAGAAATACGGATTTTCGGTCAGGATGCGCGTAAAGCTTCTGCCCGGTCGCGCATTGGATATATGCCGGATAATCCCTATTTCTATGACCACCTGAAAGGCGATGAGTTTCTGGATTTGGCAGGCCGGCTTCATTCGATTCCAGGCACCGATCGCAAGCGGCGCATCAGCGAGCTCATGGAACTGGTCGGGCTCCCGCATGCCCGCCGACTTGAACTTCGTAAGTACTCGAAGGGGATGCTGCAGCGAATCGGCATTGCCCAGGCGCTTATCAATGATCCTGATATCGCCATTTTTGACGAACCAATGGAAGGCCTTGATCCGATTGGCCGCAAGGAAGTGCGCGACCTCCTCCGGAACCTGAACCGCGAACGGGGGAAAACCATATTTTTCAGCACCCACATTCTTCCGGATATCGAGGTGATCTGTGACCGGGTAATCGTCATCGCAGGAGGAGCACTGCAGGGCTCGGGTTCGCTTGCCGAACTGCTTCCGCCTGGAATCCGGTCATGGGAAGTCGTGTTTCGCTCTACGGAGGAAGCTGCAGGCAAGCTTTCAGTCGGCGCACAACCAGATTTATCGCGGCCCGGGCTCTGGATCAGTCACAGTCGCTCCGAGGAAGACCTCAACCGTCTTCTATCTTCCTTGCAGTCTTCGTCAGAAGCCCAGATCATATCCGTCACGCCCGTGCGAGCACATATTGAGGACATTTTCTACGAGCGGTTTGGCAACCGGCCGCAGGGGGCGGCCTCATGATCGGACGAATCTGGGCTATAGGCCTCAATACTTTAAGGGAACTGGTGCGAGACCGGGTGCTCGCCGTGGCGCTATTCTTTGGCATTGCTATCACGATTTTCGCAGGTGTTGTTGCAGCCAAGACGCCGTTGAACTGGGGAGAAGTGGTGGTGAACGTCGCCCTTGGCGGTATGAACTTTTCACTTGTCTTCATTGCGATCATCATCAGCGTGACGCTGCTGTCCAAAGAAATCGAAAAGAAAACGGTCTTTACGATTCTGACGAAACCCTTGTCCCGAGCCGAATTCCTCCTGGGCAAATTCTTAGGCATGGCCCTTACGCTGCTGGCTGCCCTGCTGATCATGACGGTAGTAGTAAAGTGGCTTTGCTGGCGCTCTGCCTGGCCGCTTCAGCCAGTATTCTACCAGGCTGTGGCCAGCATTTATGGCGAGCTGATCGTCGTGGCTTCTGTGGCCCTGCTGTTTTCGTCGTTTTCGACTCCGTACGTGTCGGGGCTTTTGACTCTTGGCGTCTGGATTGCCGGAACCCTTGCCGGAATCGTCAATAAAATGGTGGTCGGGCCTGAAGATATGGATCTGTCCACCCTCCAGGCTATCAAGACGGTCTATCTGTTTCTGCCCGACTTTACCCGCCTCAACCTGAAGGACCGGGTTCCATACAATCTGCCCCCTCCGGACGACTATTTTCTGTACGCCCCGCTATTTGTCTGCATGTGGACAGCATCCTTGCTGACGGCAGCAATCCTTCTATTTGACCGCCGGGATCTGAAATAGTCAGGGCACGAACACGAGCTCGAAACCCGCCGATCGCGGTCCATGACCGGAATCCAGCATCTTTTCATCTACTATGATCCGGCTGGCATCCACTCCCCGTGAAACGAGATAGTTTTTGATACTCATTGCCCGCCGGTTCGCGTTGCGCTGAGCCAGCTCCGGGTTGTCAGTTTCATCGGAACTGGCCTTGACGATGACTTTCAGTATACGTGGCCGTTTCCCCATCAACAGTACGAGCCGGTCAAGCGGCGGGTAAGCCGATGGTGGCAGCGCGGTCTGCCCTTCGCCGAAGGAGATAATCTCCTTAAGTGGCTGAATCCGGAGGTCAGATGACCTGTAGCCTGCATCGGCAGCCAGTGCCTCATACATCAATGCCGCTGGCGGTACAACGGGGGCCGGGTCAGATGAAACCGGCGGCGGAGAAGTATCGGGAGATTTTGCGGCTTCGGGAGACTTCCCTGCCACCGGAACAGGAGCAGCCGGAACCAGCGGATTCAGGCGAAGTGTCAGCCGTGCACGCCGACGCTCTTTGATATTTATGTTGTCATAAAGACCTGTAATGAACCCATCAGCCATCACGCGTATCCGGTAGTCGCCAGGTGCCATTACGACAGAAAAATCTCCACTTTGAGGATCCACTGGAATCACGCGGGCGGTTTCCGAAGGTACCGAAAGTGATTCAATCTGAAGACGGGCCCCTGGAAGTGGCTCATCCGTCACCCCATGCAGAACCTTTCCGGTAAGCTCTCCAGTAGCCGGAGCCATTTCCTGGGCATGAACTCCGGCAGAAATAGAGGCGGCCACCAATAGGGTTGCCAATGCCATTTTTCGGATCATGAAGATTTCCTCCCGTGCCGGAAGCGATTGTGAACTACCATGTAGTCCCGTGCAGTTCCTGCACGGCGATCCAGCCGCTCGCGCAAGCGATGATAGTATTCATGAAAGTCACTTATGACAGAAATACCAAAAACTTCTTCGCCCGTCAGCCCCGGATAACCGACAGCAAGAGCCGCGACCACCCGCCACCCTTCCCGTGCGGAAAGAACGCGTTTTACCTCCCGCCCATCAAACCCCAGCACCGGGCACGAGCCCAATCCGTGTGTTTGCGCGGATGATGCAATTCGTTCCAGCGCCTGTATCAGGTCGAATCTCTCGCCGTCGATCGACCGGAGACGGTCCACCATAGCCTGACGTGACAGGGCCATGATGATGAGCGGTGCCGACCGGACCCAGAAGTTGATCCGGTTCAATCCCTTGCAAAGGGCATCTCCAAGCTCTGCTCGCAGACCAGGATCAGAAACAAACACCAGCCGTTCCCGTGCCGGATCTCCTACACGCGGACCAGCCATTGCTGCCCGCTCCATGTCCGAAACCGCCCGGTCAGGTACCGGATCGGGCTTAAACGTGCGCATGAGGCCCCGGCCGGACCACTGCGAAAGCAGAAGCCCCGCAAGGTCGTCGGTGGGCGGATGCTCTGGCATACCCCATTGTGTCCAGCGCATGGGGGGTACAGTCAACTTGTGATTGATGCACTGGAACTGGTTTCCGTTCACACTGGATGACAGCCATGCAGTATGCAGTCGCCCCAGCATCCGACCCGTTTGACCGGATTCGGCACTGGTCAATCACAATACTGGTGATAATTTCACAGATTCTGCTGGTATGGGCAGATCCCACAGCTCGGCCATTTCATCTGGCAGTACTGGGAGCGGCTGTTCTGGGGCTGGTTCTTCCCGAACGGCAGCGGCTTTCTATCCCGGTCGCTTTCTGGAATACCGCCGTCGTACTTATGCTGGCCGGTGCCGTGCTCTGGATCCGTCAGGATCCCGTCATGCTATTCGAGGTGCTGCTCTATTTCCTCGAACTGCTGCTGGTCGTAAAGCTTTTCTCGCGCCGCCAGTCCCGGGATTATTGGCAGATCGTTGTGGCTGCCTATTTCATTCTTATTGCTGGCGTCATGGCCATGGCATCCGTGTGGACAATGGTGCTGCTCGTCGTGGTGCTCGGCTTCATTGTCATGGCATTGGTGGCAGATACGGCTGCCGAACCTGCGGCTGTTTCCGGCAACTTTGATCAGCCGGTGCTTGCCGGAGAAGGAGATCCGGCTGGCGATCTCCGGACCGGAACGGTGCTCACTCTCACCGTTACCATTGTGGTTGCTGCAGCCACATTCGTTGCAATTCCACGCCTTTCAAGAGCCATGTTCGACATAGGCATGTTCCGAACCGGTGGAGGAACCCGGTCCGGATTTTCTGGACAGGTAGACCTGGCTCAGCGTGGCGAAATTGGACTTGATCCTTCAGTCGTCGGCCGTCTTCGTATCCAGCCAGTTGGCGACGGCCTGCCGGACGAAATGTTCTATGTAGTTGGAAGACGGCTTGACCATTTCGATGGGATATTGTGGTACGCCGATGACTCCAATGCGACTCCGGTTTACCCAAGCCGTGGTGGAATCCTCTGGCTCCGGCCTGAATGGCCGGACCAGCGCGCCCGCCGCTACGAAATCCTCCTGAAGCCGATTGGACAGCCGTTCCTTCCCCACTTGGAGCGGACGATCGCCATCCGCTTTGCTCATCCGGTGCAACTGGCCACTAGCTATCCGCAAAGCAACGTCATTTTGGCTCCAATTCCATCCCAACCCATCCGTTATGATGGATGGTTCACGGACCTCCCGATGACTGACACCAGTCGGGCCGACCCGGTAACCTACCTGACAGCTATTCCGGAGACGATTGACCCCCGAGTGAAGTTACTGGCCGCGTCGCTGGCTGCCGGAAATCCAGGCACCCGTGAAACCATCCGGCGCATTGATCAGCATCTCCGTGCTACCGGGTTTCATTACTCACTTGAACGGCCAGCCACTGGTTCGGAAGATATCGTCGCTTCATTCCTGTTCGATTCGAAGCAGGGCCATTGTGAGTATT from Deltaproteobacteria bacterium harbors:
- a CDS encoding membrane dipeptidase, translated to MKLDYVNYRTNPEQWARHLGISSEAVQLYLSAEVIDLHTTSFIWTRVFGYNLSKRHRSFIPGSPILNQVDFPRVREAQMGGVVWDVTTNPLRTESQRPDIAFENIRELARLLRHHPNEFAVIRTESDYRNARAKGLTASWISIQGGQAIDHDLGDLDRIPEDLLHRVTLVHFTRSRIGVSSAARRHETEGLSSFGREFVRALNHRQILVDLSHINRSGFMDAVKIHDRSLPFIVSHTGVRGVRNLWRNLDDEQIRLVAKSGGTIGIIFQPGFLSDSWNNCPVSRVIDHMEHVIRVAGEDFISLGSDFDGAILLPRELHDITGMPRLVQAMLDRHWTDVRIRKVLGENYLRVVRTIRP
- a CDS encoding peptidylprolyl isomerase; this encodes MTDKPELPAAQNPVPPPDPFDMGGRRDFGIIAVVIVLVVLIGAAVFIFTRSGSTPSVGKAPVLGPEDVASVGQKVIQKTDVDRFVDEVYPALTAGAMATPPEMLRLQLAQDPQFCRDFLGQMLIRDAIAQYAKAQGVYETEEFRNRFQSQIEMVAVTEMLRTVTEVSPSEAETRKFYDEDKFWFSSATEKAKYDEVKHLIPTAMGRQKVLDLLASLRKQASVSAPDWDASVIATIDFGDEKMDITVEKFEEEASKYPEKRQVEIRTMEGRQKLLDGIVERYAAIREARRRGLMDDPKVTSIAENVRPNVAAERLAVELLGSGFDQRINEKYEQVKGLPEYRNAIYHLAHILVRLRDPMTDEEKQKARDRMQAIKDRLAQGDSFEKLAKIMSDDATSGAKGGDLGQFPHSVITPDVGRAVSGLNKGQLSEIVETGAGLHIFKALEDPAYSDNPVSVKATIRKEIMKEGFQLVEQKARESFPVFVNDAAAMAACGVDTMRQQPPGSEGMSLEDLAREQMKQSPSSP
- the rfbD gene encoding dTDP-4-dehydrorhamnose reductase is translated as MRALITGAGGQVGRDLVATAPKNTTVMAYAHGQLDITSDSAVKTVISEFRPDLLFNCAAYTAVDACETNRETAWRANAEAPGQIARLCRSAGIRLVHLSTDYVFGGDGTQPYEPDDPVNPRSEYGRSKAEGERRVCEADPLAVVVRTSWVYGPGQNNFPQKILARSRIQDELRVVDDQRGAPTWSHDLARALWLLPGRPDVTGLLHWTASGNCTWYEFAKAIVEGAQKRGELIRAKRVVPVSSAEFAAPARRPAWSVLSLDKWSRFFPAQPPRHWKDQLSDYLDSCLKRP
- a CDS encoding ribonuclease HI family protein is translated as MILTIYTDGAARGNPGPAGAGAVLKDEKGRIVAEVAAYLGDCRTNNEAEYEAIILALEKAQELGAKGVRCRADSKLVVEQTLGRWKVKEPRLRPLRDRAAELLTGFSPYEFRHVPREENREADDLANRAIDGNRVR
- a CDS encoding ABC transporter ATP-binding protein; protein product: MEGLSKTFHTGFWMRPKKILSDVSFAVRTGECVGFLGPNGAGKTTTLKCILGLLAYEHGEIRIFGQDARKASARSRIGYMPDNPYFYDHLKGDEFLDLAGRLHSIPGTDRKRRISELMELVGLPHARRLELRKYSKGMLQRIGIAQALINDPDIAIFDEPMEGLDPIGRKEVRDLLRNLNRERGKTIFFSTHILPDIEVICDRVIVIAGGALQGSGSLAELLPPGIRSWEVVFRSTEEAAGKLSVGAQPDLSRPGLWISHSRSEEDLNRLLSSLQSSSEAQIISVTPVRAHIEDIFYERFGNRPQGAAS
- a CDS encoding ABC transporter permease subunit, with translation MIGRIWAIGLNTLRELVRDRVLAVALFFGIAITIFAGVVAAKTPLNWGEVVVNVALGGMNFSLVFIAIIISVTLLSKEIEKKTVFTILTKPLSRAEFLLGKFLGMALTLLAALLIMTVVVKWLCWRSAWPLQPVFYQAVASIYGELIVVASVALLFSSFSTPYVSGLLTLGVWIAGTLAGIVNKMVVGPEDMDLSTLQAIKTVYLFLPDFTRLNLKDRVPYNLPPPDDYFLYAPLFVCMWTASLLTAAILLFDRRDLK
- a CDS encoding OmpA family protein codes for the protein MIRKMALATLLVAASISAGVHAQEMAPATGELTGKVLHGVTDEPLPGARLQIESLSVPSETARVIPVDPQSGDFSVVMAPGDYRIRVMADGFITGLYDNINIKERRRARLTLRLNPLVPAAPVPVAGKSPEAAKSPDTSPPPVSSDPAPVVPPAALMYEALAADAGYRSSDLRIQPLKEIISFGEGQTALPPSAYPPLDRLVLLMGKRPRILKVIVKASSDETDNPELAQRNANRRAMSIKNYLVSRGVDASRIIVDEKMLDSGHGPRSAGFELVFVP
- a CDS encoding nitroreductase family protein, translated to MPEHPPTDDLAGLLLSQWSGRGLMRTFKPDPVPDRAVSDMERAAMAGPRVGDPARERLVFVSDPGLRAELGDALCKGLNRINFWVRSAPLIIMALSRQAMVDRLRSIDGERFDLIQALERIASSAQTHGLGSCPVLGFDGREVKRVLSAREGWRVVAALAVGYPGLTGEEVFGISVISDFHEYYHRLRERLDRRAGTARDYMVVHNRFRHGRKSS
- a CDS encoding DUF3488 domain-containing protein, with translation MQYAVAPASDPFDRIRHWSITILVIISQILLVWADPTARPFHLAVLGAAVLGLVLPERQRLSIPVAFWNTAVVLMLAGAVLWIRQDPVMLFEVLLYFLELLLVVKLFSRRQSRDYWQIVVAAYFILIAGVMAMASVWTMVLLVVVLGFIVMALVADTAAEPAAVSGNFDQPVLAGEGDPAGDLRTGTVLTLTVTIVVAAATFVAIPRLSRAMFDIGMFRTGGGTRSGFSGQVDLAQRGEIGLDPSVVGRLRIQPVGDGLPDEMFYVVGRRLDHFDGILWYADDSNATPVYPSRGGILWLRPEWPDQRARRYEILLKPIGQPFLPHLERTIAIRFAHPVQLATSYPQSNVILAPIPSQPIRYDGWFTDLPMTDTSRADPVTYLTAIPETIDPRVKLLAASLAAGNPGTRETIRRIDQHLRATGFHYSLERPATGSEDIVASFLFDSKQGHCEYFASAAALLARLNGIPARVVTGFLVRERASEDEWLIRMQNAHAWVEYLDPVSGWNRLDPSPRDPGIELAAQTRWWLSLQTLIGRIEFWWHDKVIDFEQADQFRMLKALLDQLNRIGHRENKTARTENQAETGSSTSIRDNLGWAVAAIMAFVLIGAGYSSAIRRKRARQKHPATGYYLQLAAVLGINDPEDGGIPAGKAVSDAVDRRKLTPAQRERIRLWVEMYHQGRFGHIEGKPGVKQLGLLTSELIASLSMPESPANPEHKES